The genomic interval AAGCGCTGGACCAGCGGGTGGTTCACGCTGGGCTTCGCCGCTGCCGCCGCCCTTGCCCCCCCGGCGGCGGGCGTGGCGGGCGTGGCGGCCGGTCGGGCTTCGTCGGGGAGGGGCTTGGAGGCGGCGGGCATGGGCGTCCTGAGGGAGCGGAACGGGGGCTCAGGAAAAACGGCCTCATGCCGAGATTCGGAAGGAACAAGCGGCGGGAGCCGGTGGGATCGATCGGCTCCGCCGACGCGTTCCGGCTTCGCCGGAAGGGATTTTCGCTCGCTCGGAAGCGAGGTAAAGGCCGCGGGCTATCGGTCGGATCGCCGCGGCGGGGGCAACTCCGCGGTCAGGCGGCCGCCTCGTCGATGCGTCGGGCGAGGCGGCCGCGGAGCTGGTGGCACAGGAGCGCGGCGTCGTACCAGGTGAGCGCGCAGGCGGGGTCGGCCACCAGCGGGGCGAGCTTCGCGATGAGCGCGGACTCGCCCCCTTCGGGGCAGTCGAAGGCGTAGCGGCGGCCGCCGCGGACGACGGCGACCGCGCGGGGGAACCCCGGCTCCGGCGGATCGGGCCGCGGCCCGCGCTCGCGCTCTGGTTCGGGGAGGTCGTTCATCGCTTCGGCAACGGGGGATCAACGCCCCGGGGAGGCCGCGAGCAGCTCCCCGGCGGCCTCGTAGGCGACGAACTCGGCGAAGAGGTCGGCGCTGATGCGGTGGAGCCGGGCGTCGGTGTCGCTGCGCGCGTAGTCGGTGCCGCGGTGGCGGGCGAAACGCGCGAGGCGGTCCTGGAGGCCCGGGTTCGAGGCGTTGTAGACGCGGGAGATCGCGGCGACGGGGCCCGGGGTCGCGGCGGGGCCAGCGGCCCGGACCTCGGCCCGGGTCGGGCGGGCGGCGCGGGCGAGCGCCCGCGTGTCGGGAGCACCCGGAGCGACGGCCCAGACCTCCCGGTCGGCGTCGGCGTCGGTTCCGGTCCCGGTTCCGGTGTCGGGGGCCGGCGCGGCGGGCGTGGCCGGGGCCGTGTAGAAGGCACCCAGGTTCAAGCCGAGCTTCGGGGGGTCGTACGGATCGAAGGCGGTGATCGTCCCGGCGACCAGGCCGCCCACGCCCAGTCCGTCCCGCAGGGCGACCGCTTCCTCGTTGGTGCGAACCTCCGCGAGCCCCAGCCGCTCCATGGCCGCGAGAACGCGGTTCACCGGGACCGTGGTCACGCCGGCGGCGCCATTGAGCCGCTCGGTGAGCCGGTCGGCGAGGCGGACGCCGTCCGCGTGGACGCTGCCGCTCTCGTTGAGCAGCGGCGCCACCGCCAGCGTGCGCTCGCCGGCCCAGGGCGCCCGCAGCGTCGCGGCGCGGCGGGGCCCCAGCGTGCAGCCCGCGAGCGTCGCCGCCGCGACCAGCAGCGGGAGGAGCACCAGGTGGGGGCGGCGGGAACGCATGGCGGTTCAGGGGCCGGTCGGGACGCCCGCCTGCATGTCGCCGGGACCGGCGGTCCCGCCGCCGGGCCGCGCGTCGGCTTCGGCGTCGGCGTCGGCGGGGGCCACCGGGAGCCCGACCGCGCCGGCACCCGGCCCGCCCGCCGCGGCGACGCCGCGAGGCCGGACCGACCAGATGTTCTCCACGCCGCCGTCCCGCCCGGGGCCCGCGGGGGCGCTGCCGCGGTCACTGATGAAGTAGACGCGGCCATCGGGGCCCCAGCTGGGCTGCAGGTTCGCGGCGTCGCCGGTGGTCAGCTTCGAGCGGCCCGAGCCGTCGCGGCGGATCGTCCAGACGTCGGCGCGGGTGGGTTGCGTCGGGTCCTCACCGGCGGGGTCGAGCACGGTGCAGAAGACCAGGCTCTCGCCGTCGGGGCTCCACCGCGGCGTGATGACCGCGGCGTTGGACGACACCGCCACCTCGGTGGGCCGCACGGCCTCGCCGTCCTCCAGCTGCACCGTCCACACCGAGAACCAGCGGCTGCCGCGCTCGCGGGCCCGCTGGAAGGCGATCGTGTCGTCGGCGGGCGACCACACCGGGAAGAGGCCGCGGCCGATGATGCGCTTCTTGGTGGGCCGGTCGACGTCGATCACGACCAGCTCCCACCCGCCGGCGTGCGGGCTGAAGGACGAGTAGACGAGCCGCTGGCCGTCGGGCGAGAAGCTGGGGTGGACGTTGTGGCCGTCGTCGTCGGTGAGCTTGACGGCCCGGCCGCCGCCGGCATCCATGAGGTAGAGGTCCCACGTGCCCGAGCGGTCCGAGGCGAAGGCGATGCGGCGGCCGTCGGGGCTGACGGCGGGCATCACGTCGTTGGCGGGGTCGTCGGTGAGCTGCGTGACGGAGGTCCCGCCGATCGCCTGCCGGTAGAGGTCGGCGGTGGGCCGGTGGCGGGTGGAGGCGAAGTAGAGCGTCTCGCCGTCGGGGGCCGGGGCGACGTCGAAGTCGTCGCCCTCGGTGGTGGAGGTGATGCGGCTGAGGCCCGCGTCGGCGGAGCCGTCGCGCGAGGGCTCGGGCTGCACGCCCTCGAATTGGCCGTAGAGGTTGAAGCCGGTGGAGCGCGGGTCGGCGGCCGAGGCGGCGGCGGCGGGCACGATCGCGACGTCGTGGGCCGGGGCGGCGAGCACGACGCTCGGCGGCGTCGGGGGCGCCGGCGGAGCGACCGAAGCCGCCCGGGCGGCGGAGGCGGTGTCGGGCGCCGGCACGACGGCGCCGGAGGGGGTCGGCGAGGGGGCGGCCCCGGCGGAAGCCAGGCCGGCCGCGGGGGTTCCGCCCGCCGGCCGCGGCGCGTAGCCGGTGGTCGGCGTGACGGCGGCCTGGCACCCGGCGAGCAGCAGCACGCCGGCGGCGGCAAACGGGGCGGGGCGGAGCGTCAAGGGGGTCGGTCGGAGCGTGGACGTTGCGGTCATCGGGGGCGTCCGGGTGAGGTGCTTGGGCGGCGGGGGGCCGCCGTCGGGGAGCGGTATCGGACGCAGCGCCGCCCGCCCATGAGGCGGAGCCCGGGCCCGCGGCGCGGCGGATCCTCTAAGGTCTTCGCCGCCTCCTGCGCCAGCGGCCCCGGCCGCCGGCGCGGGCTGGGGCGCTGGAGGGCGCAACGCGGCCCCCGCGGAGCGACGCGGCGTCGCGGCGGGTCTGCCGGGGTTGTCCCCGGGGGGGGCTGCGGGGGACGCGCGGAGCGGACACCCCACGCCGTAAGACGGCATCGAAGCCGGCGACTCCCCCGGCCGGCCGCCGCCGCTTCGTCCGTCCCGCCCGCCCCCCGCCATGCTCGTCGCGACCGCCGCCCTCCTCGCCGCCGCCGCCCCGCCCGCGTGGGCGGAGCCCCCGGC from Phycisphaera mikurensis NBRC 102666 carries:
- a CDS encoding TolB family protein; this translates as MTLRPAPFAAAGVLLLAGCQAAVTPTTGYAPRPAGGTPAAGLASAGAAPSPTPSGAVVPAPDTASAARAASVAPPAPPTPPSVVLAAPAHDVAIVPAAAASAADPRSTGFNLYGQFEGVQPEPSRDGSADAGLSRITSTTEGDDFDVAPAPDGETLYFASTRHRPTADLYRQAIGGTSVTQLTDDPANDVMPAVSPDGRRIAFASDRSGTWDLYLMDAGGGRAVKLTDDDGHNVHPSFSPDGQRLVYSSFSPHAGGWELVVIDVDRPTKKRIIGRGLFPVWSPADDTIAFQRARERGSRWFSVWTVQLEDGEAVRPTEVAVSSNAAVITPRWSPDGESLVFCTVLDPAGEDPTQPTRADVWTIRRDGSGRSKLTTGDAANLQPSWGPDGRVYFISDRGSAPAGPGRDGGVENIWSVRPRGVAAAGGPGAGAVGLPVAPADADAEADARPGGGTAGPGDMQAGVPTGP